The DNA segment GAATGATTAGGACGAACTAAGATCAATTTGTCTATTCTTggacatatatgtatacaaatttgTCTCATGTCTTAGGGTTGACAGCAATTTACCTTCAAGTCATGTACTAATACATGTTTTTTCAAGACCATGTTCATAAAGTTAAAAAAGCATGTATTCTGGCTATTCCACTTCATTAGAGGGTTAAACAGTACAATCAAAAATTGCATCAACCCATTGCATTTGGGAGCAAACCAAAAGGAAAACACATCAAATACCAAAAGTACCTTTTATTTCTCCTGGACCATCTTTTTCCGTATTTCACGAGCAGTATTAAAGATGCCGAGTGTTGGTTTATTGCAAACAAAACACTTCTTGTTCTTTGCATGATGCTGTCAACATGAAAAGCACAGAAAACCTTACTAGATTGTAAATATGGCCAAAAGCTTAAGGTTTAAGCAATTATATGAAGAGATTGAAAAGAATCACTCACGAATCTTACCCAATTAATAACAGTAAAATATGGCAGGCTTATGCCATATTAAATCAGCTACCATGATTAGTCatcaaaatcccaaaaaaaatacATTCAAAACATATTAAATCAGCAAAGATGATAATACATCATGTTATTATGCTTATACAGCCAAGGCCTGATCCACCAATATCCCAAGGAAATGAAAAGAAGTAAAATAATCCAGAAATGCAGAATTTTGTTATAGTAGAAATATTCCACCTCACCCATAGCTTTAGCTTGACGCAGAacaaaaaatttcaaataatTCGAAGAGTGTACTTAAATATTTCCTTTGGGAGAGCATGAAAATTTTTGAAGTCTTGCTTCAGTTATATACAATTAGCAAAATATAAGAGTTCAATTAACTCCTCAGGCACAGATTTCATCCCAAAGTATGTGCTTCTTCCAAATCCTTCACAATTCAAATGAAATAGCTCTGCCTGACATTTTAAGAGGTGTCAACTCTAACAAGTAAAATCTACAAAGTGAAAAAATCAAATCTTATCCACCCTAACATTCTTATGTCACCTTGTTTGAATTGTTTGAACTAATACAATGGATGATATCAAATCTTAAGAGTCCTTGAATTTTGAAGTACGAATTCTACATTACACCACTCTAATGATTCGAGACTAGAAATACTATGAGCAACTTGTGCATTATCTTTCAGTATCAAAGTACTTACTTTGAGATAAATAACCTTCACATCCTATTACTTGAATTTGTTGCAAAAAGATCTAGCAAAACAGTCTTTCTTGAACTAAGAGTTTTATCAAATGGCAAAAGAACTACATACTAATTAATCCACAATGTTGTCAAAAGAACTAAGAGCTACAAGGCACCATGGCCCCATACTACCTGAGGAGCTAGGTGCTTGCCCAAACAACACAAGGTGCTCACatcaaaaaattttattaaaaaatataattaagaatataaattgtcattaaaataaaaaatttcaaataaaaCATGAGTTTTATGTCATACTCCAAAATAAGAACTTGGTGTTGTCTTGCCCAGAATATTCCACCTTTAGTGGTTTTGTCAAAGGAACATGCAAATGGTAGCAATAGATCTTATGAATCATTTAACTAAATGAACTTCCATCATAAATCTTTTTCAATGGTATTTGATAGGGAATAATCTGGCCCCACCCAATATTGACAGCTGGCATCCACCAAGGAGCCAATGTGGAACAGCCCAATGCATGATAGCATAGCCGACGTGGAGGAAGGCGTACAACCGATCCCGCGGCATCCGGAGCCGTACGGGTCGGCGTCGCATGGCAGGGAACCATACAGGCCGACCCGTGCCATCTGGACTGCATGAGTCGGTGCTGCATTGCCACGCCGAACGAAGGGTCGATGGCCATTAACGACCAGCGTACGACCAACTTGCCTCCACAAGTATAAATACCAACCCCACAATTTGGAAATGAAAAGAACCTTGGACACCACAAAATCCACTTACCGATTAAAACATCGGAGGGGTTGAGTCGAGAATCCCCCTCCCAACGTTGACCTGTTGTGCAGGATCACGACACGAATGAAGCCGATTAAGCAGACCTCAGGTCGGCTACGATGGGGTAGCGGAAGCCTAGGACACAGCCTGCCGATCCGATCTCACTCCGGCGTCCTCTCCACATGGACGACCTTACACTCTCAGCATAGGACCCAGCCACACCGACTCCCAAGCCACGGCATATAGTTCCACAatagttttaaaaatatttcCTCTAATACATCTACAGTTACTGATGTACTTGAGATGTAATATGAACTGTCATGTTAAATTGATTAATTAAGCTGTGAAGAGCAggcagaaggaagaagaagaagacagaggGAAGCGCAACGGGAGAGAAGATGGAAAGGGAAGCAATGGGAGGGAAGAGGgaggaaaaaaaaagagggagaagaggacagAGGAAGCAACAATAGTCAGTATTGGCTGCAGAGCAAGAGAGAAGAGACTCAGTTTGAACCAAATTTGAGGGGTTTGGGTTGCCAGGGTCAGTCCAGGCGAGTGCTGTGAGGCCTAGCGCCTGAACTGAGACACTGCCCAAGGCCCATCAAAGCTCTTGAGTATCACCTTGCATCACTCAAGCGCCTCCTGTCATTACCACCAACATATTCACTAGTTCTTCTAAATATAAAAGAAAGGGTCCTATCTGATTGCCATCTTCACACTACGTAACCCAAATAACAGCCAAATTTTGCAGGGTTGTCTTTTGGAAAGAGAGAAAATATAGCTTAAAACTACTAAGAGCATGAGAACCAGCACAACATCAAGATAAGTATAAAAGAATGTTGGAGAATGTATTTTTGGCGATATCACCAATTACAATGCAATGAATGAATTAACTTGGAGTAATTCAAATAAGAGCCAAGCAAGCTTGACGGATTCATGGACCACCAAAAAagcaaaataaacaaaataaacgGCAAAAAAGATATTTCATACCTTTAGGGCACAATGCTCACAAAAATAGTGCTTGCACTTGGTTACCACTGGATCCTCAAACGGTTGTCTGCATATATAGCACGCAAAGGGCAAagaatcatcatcgtcatcatcatcctctTGATCACCATCATCCCCGTCTCCTCCACCACCCCCAGCCGCGAGTCCCCTCTTCCTCGCCTTCTCAGCCTCCTCCCACTCCTTCTCCAGCTGCCACCCCGGCTTGTAATCCCCCCTATCGTGCATAAATTTGCAGGAATCTCCGTACCCGCAGTACCCCGTCTCCTTATAGTCCTTACAGATGTCCGGCTGGTAATCGAACCTCGCCGACAGCCGGATGTGCGCAGAAGCCCGTAGCGGGCCGTGGGCGCCACCGGCCTTCTCGCCTGCCACCGTCTGCTCCCGCCGGAACCCGGCCTTGTAGTCGGTATACCCGTGGATCCCCTTGTATAATTTGTCGTCACCGCCGCCAGCTTTGGACTTCCCCTTGAGGACGTCCCCTGCCTGCTTCAGGACCCGCTCGCGGATGGCCCGGGCGTCCTTGGAGAATTCGGTCTCCGTCTCGAGGACCGCCGTGGCGCGACTGTCGTGCTGGACCTGAATCTCCTTCGAAGACTCGAACTGGAAGAGGGCGCCGGAGCCGCGCTCCCCCGCGTCCTCGTCGGGGTCTCCGGGACCGCCGCTGTCCGCGGAGGGCTTGGAGGAGGGTTTGGAAGATGAAGAGGAGAACATGAGCTTGTTGTCGGCGATCGATTTCCTGGATTTAACGATGGCGGGGCCGGTGGATGGAGCATCATCGGCGGCGCCGTCTTCATCATCGGAACCGGTGGTTTTGCGCTTGCGAATGTTCTTGTTCTTGGTGGGCTTGCGGAAGAAGTTGCAGACCTCGCCAGGCTCCGCCATTCCTGGTGGCGAGGGTGGTTTCGAGGGTTTTCGTGAACACACAGGAAGCAGAATTGGGGAGGAATCCCTTTCCGGGTCCTTACCCGATTTAAGAAAAGAGCAGGGACCCACTTATGACAAAGGCAATGAGGCCAAGCGGACGAATGTTTGTAATTATTTTCCctctacaataattttcaaaaaattgacaaaggtaaagaattcattcttacttcaaaatattataattaagataaatcttgaattcaaatcaaagtaatttcaatcatcatatctaatacatcacatacatcatcataataaaaaacataaatatttcatgcattattctaaatcataaatatttcatatcaatttgttaaattatatcgatCATAACTTTTCTCCCTTTTATTATTGTAAACAaaaaagaataagagaagaacataatagtgtaaaatatttcaatgcaTTCATGTCATAaataaaagaaatcatatcattaaagataaaaaagatcACTTAAAATACCAAAAGACGTGATTCATATagttaatctcttctttaaagatatcaagaagaattataggagaacgattaataaaaaatcttgattcataataaatcttaatttgtaaatatcaaagaatcaagattggataaaaatttattcaaatttaaatcatcaaaatcattttcaaaatctaagtgattcgtaaaaatgatacaaatggattcatcaaaatcagtaagatagagaaaaatatttttctctttttagttgtttcaattcatatgattttattttatttatgccaaataaaaacctgtatcatgtttaaaactggaagtgtaagatttattgcgacagagatcaataaggcataaatcactcaaaaatcatcattacttcaaatcatcatgtataatttcaaaagataaatttattaagcatgatcattatgcatcattacattatttcatcaaccatgatttcataaagtgttttcaataatacgaaaattattaagatacacattattattaaaacatctagaatgatttaagtctaacattttgttcctttatcctaaggcatgtaattttcatgattattttttaaattactagataagtatgattcctaaatttttacatttttatttattaaatatataattttttaatttttttttctaaattaaaaataactcatgaaaaacatcatgtaatttcgaaataaactaagggcattttgattatctcatcgtcgaaagccattaaggcgtagtttgccataacgcctttgttgattttctcctcgtcttcgaaggagctcgtttcgtcccaaagtacttcttcttcaatttgtttttattttttgatttttgcttcaagtactttttaagttttattatgaaaagtttaagttcatcatcacttgctttcggtcgagtggtcttcttttattcgaTGTGTCAAATCttttatattctttggaaggtggttctcaagtttattatattcaacatgtgtcataaaactcatttcataggtctttaaagatcctattagttcttcgagtggcaaacggttcaaatccttggcctcttgtatggtcgttattttagagtcccaagttttagaaagtgagcgtaaaactttgttgACAAATTCAAAATTCGAAAGCCATTTGtcaagagtttttaaaccattaacgacatccataaaacgggtgtacatgtcaataatggtttcgctaggcttcattcgaaaaagttcaaaatcatgcaataaaatattgactttagactctttaactctatttgtgccttcgtgtgtgatttcgagaatgtgccaaatatcgaaagtcgtttcgcacaaagaaacctaattgaattcatttttgtttaaggcataaaataatgcattcatagctctagcatttaaagaaaacgtcttcttctccaaatcattccaatggttcattggaagagaagacattcaaaaatcattttcaacaatattccataaatttaaatccaaggaaaacaagaaaactctcattcgagttttccaatatgtgtagtccgtcttattgaacaagggaggacgaatgagagagtgacactcttgaaagccgaaaagagtcatttctatttgagtgttaaaccaaatataaaaaataaggctttgataccaactgttaggatcaagagcggcactaagagggggggatgaattagtgcagtggtaaaatacatCGGTTTCGAAAACTTTTCATACAATAAAAGCCAAACt comes from the Musa acuminata AAA Group cultivar baxijiao chromosome BXJ2-8, Cavendish_Baxijiao_AAA, whole genome shotgun sequence genome and includes:
- the LOC135619405 gene encoding zinc finger CCCH domain-containing protein 15-like → MAEPGEVCNFFRKPTKNKNIRKRKTTGSDDEDGAADDAPSTGPAIVKSRKSIADNKLMFSSSSSKPSSKPSADSGGPGDPDEDAGERGSGALFQFESSKEIQVQHDSRATAVLETETEFSKDARAIRERVLKQAGDVLKGKSKAGGGDDKLYKGIHGYTDYKAGFRREQTVAGEKAGGAHGPLRASAHIRLSARFDYQPDICKDYKETGYCGYGDSCKFMHDRGDYKPGWQLEKEWEEAEKARKRGLAAGGGGGDGDDGDQEDDDDDDDSLPFACYICRQPFEDPVVTKCKHYFCEHCALKHHAKNKKCFVCNKPTLGIFNTAREIRKKMVQEK